The genomic interval TGTAATTTTATAATGTGTTCTTCGTTTTGCTGCTCTTGTTTTACTCACGCGTCTTTTTGGTACTGCCATTTTTTACTCCTTAAATTCATTTTCTTTAATATGATAATCACAGCGAATCATCTCTAATTCGCTCTGTAAAATTTCTTCAAAATCAATCTTGCCCTCTTTGCATTCCACAATTTCTTCAAAATGCTCACTATCTAAATGCACAATTGTATCACTTAGATAAAATCCTACAGGCTCTTCTAGTATTTTTTGATATTCTTCTCCACTCAAATCACAGACAAGAGTGATTACCCCGCTTAAGATTCCATTGAGTTTAAGCATATCGGGATAACTTTTATCACAAGATAAAACACCCTCCAACTTGACTTGATTCTCTTCAATGCAAAATCGGACTTTTTCTCCATTCTTGCAACTCTGAAATGCCTTTGTGAAAGCAATTTTATGCATTAACTAGCAAATTTCCTTTGTAGCAAAGAAAAATGCAATTTCTTTTTTAGCATTTTCCAAACTATCACTTCCATGCACTGCATTTGCATCAATACTCTCTGCAAAATCCGCGCGAATGGTGCCGGGTGCTGCTTCTTTTGGATTAGTTGAACCCATTAGTTCGCGGTTTTTTGCTACCGCGTTCAATCCTTCAAGCACCATAACCACAACTGGTCCGCTTACCATAAAATCTACCAACTCGCCAAAAAAGGGACGCTCTTTATGCACTGCATAAAAATCTTTTGCATCGCATCGGCTAAGTCTGATTTTTTTCATTGCTGCGATTCTTAGCCCATTACTTTCAAAGCGATCAACAATTTTTCCAATAACATTTTTTTTCACCGCATCAGGCTTGATAATGGATAATGTTTGCTCCATTGCTACTCCTAAAAGCCCCACTCTTTTGGGGCATATTTTAAAATAAAAGGATATATTATATTCAAAATAACCTGCATTTTTTATTAAATGTCATTTTATTTTGGATTCCATATTTATTCCCACACAAGAAATCCTAAAATCTCCGTGGTGCTTTAATCTTTAAAATCCTTAAATTTCTATAAAATCTTTCCACGCCAAAATTTGCTTTTTTGTCTATTTTATAAGACAACACTTGGAGATATTGTAATATCTCTTGTTTTGAAATTCCGCTTTTAAGTGCAGCTTTTGTTAGCAAAAAATGTGGAATCTTAATATGCTTTTTATAAAAAGAATGGATTAATTTTTTATAAAAAGAATGATTCTTTTTGACGCACAATCTCCCAAAAACAAAAGGTAAATGTTCCTTTTTTACCCAAAACTTGCCCAAATCCACATAATCTTTTTGATGGTTACTTTTCTGCTTCAAAACCTCTACAAGTGCTCTATCTCCTATTAATACACGTCCCTTTAAACCAAGAACTTTTAAAAGCGCATTAGAGGTCGCAGATTGATAATCTTCTCCCTTTTCCTTTGGCAAGCAAATTACACTTAAAACTTCCTTGCGTGCTACGATTCCAACTTGCGAAGCCCAAAAACGCTCTCTCCTTGCCCTAAGTGCCGTGATAGATGAAACAAATCCCGCATCAATGCGCCCAAACAAAAATTCACGATTCAACTTTGCAGGATAAGATTTTTTTTTGTTATAAAATAATTGAAAATGCGATGGCTTAGGATATGCCCGCACAAAAGTTTCAAAAGGCAAAAGATTAAGGTAATCAATTTTTCCAAAGCGCATAAAATCTCCTAAAAGTTTCTGATTATTTTACCATTTATTCACAATTTTATGTTATTTTTGAAACTTTAATTAAGTAATGTGTTACTAAAAATACGATACAATAAAAAATTATTTACAAAAAATACCTTAGAAATAGAGGAAGTTTTCAATGAATCCTTTACTTTTAGAGACTATTAATGATCTCCCACCGCTCCCTAAAACAGTGATGGAACTACAAGAATATGTTGATTCTAGCGGAGCAGATTTGGAGATTAGTAAAGTTGTTGCTATCATTTCTAAAGACCCCTTATTAATTGGTGAGCTTTTGCGTCTTGCAAACTCTCCATTTTATGGATTTTCTCATCAAGTTTCTACAATTCAACAAGTTGTCTCGTTGCTCGGAATTAGTAATATCAAAAATGTTGTTTTGGCGAACTCTATTCGGTCTAATTTTTCTATTGATGTTTCTCCTTATGGATTAGATACAGGAGTATTTTTAGCTAATTGTTCTAATGAAGTGGATTTCATCTCTACTTGGCTTCAAGAAGAAGACAAAGCACTTTCCAATGAGCTTGTGCCATGCGCTATGCTTTTGCGTTTAGGAATGATTTTGCTTGCAAATATGC from Helicobacter ganmani carries:
- the ndk gene encoding nucleoside-diphosphate kinase, yielding MEQTLSIIKPDAVKKNVIGKIVDRFESNGLRIAAMKKIRLSRCDAKDFYAVHKERPFFGELVDFMVSGPVVVMVLEGLNAVAKNRELMGSTNPKEAAPGTIRADFAESIDANAVHGSDSLENAKKEIAFFFATKEIC
- a CDS encoding HDOD domain-containing protein is translated as MNPLLLETINDLPPLPKTVMELQEYVDSSGADLEISKVVAIISKDPLLIGELLRLANSPFYGFSHQVSTIQQVVSLLGISNIKNVVLANSIRSNFSIDVSPYGLDTGVFLANCSNEVDFISTWLQEEDKALSNELVPCAMLLRLGMILLANMLLKSGKAKEFLTENQTNNFQNVSELENQYCGIDHVAFLGFLFDHWKFDERLIQSITHIENPHASSSEIKKNAYALAVTNCLFEPYNPLSSFNSKKAIALVNEATNQGVDFNMGNFLTKLPQAAKDNLMKDD
- a CDS encoding MqnA/MqnD/SBP family protein; amino-acid sequence: MRFGKIDYLNLLPFETFVRAYPKPSHFQLFYNKKKSYPAKLNREFLFGRIDAGFVSSITALRARRERFWASQVGIVARKEVLSVICLPKEKGEDYQSATSNALLKVLGLKGRVLIGDRALVEVLKQKSNHQKDYVDLGKFWVKKEHLPFVFGRLCVKKNHSFYKKLIHSFYKKHIKIPHFLLTKAALKSGISKQEILQYLQVLSYKIDKKANFGVERFYRNLRILKIKAPRRF